The Flavobacterium marginilacus genome window below encodes:
- a CDS encoding MerC domain-containing protein translates to MKNKRPFLDILGISSASLCMVHCLIFPLLTFIPFGLRHDSVIDLGFALVSLWAVIQIIRNANLLVIVIILNSITLILFSIFIEIYLDLHTNFIYLGGFGMIIGHFLNYKSHSKNNQEEKP, encoded by the coding sequence GTGAAAAACAAAAGACCTTTTTTAGATATTTTAGGAATTTCAAGTGCCAGTTTATGTATGGTTCATTGTTTGATTTTTCCGTTACTTACATTTATTCCATTTGGATTAAGACACGATTCCGTGATTGATTTAGGCTTTGCACTAGTAAGTCTTTGGGCAGTTATTCAGATTATCAGAAACGCCAATTTATTAGTTATTGTTATTATTTTAAATTCAATCACGCTTATTTTATTCAGCATTTTTATTGAAATATATCTTGATCTACATACCAATTTCATTTATCTGGGTGGATTTGGTATGATAATAGGACATTTTTTAAACTACAAATCACACTCAAAAAACAACCAAGAAGAAAAGCCCTAA